The Mycolicibacterium arabiense genome has a window encoding:
- a CDS encoding nucleotidyl transferase family protein, translating to MEHEFRTEAFEDMKTNEWFGPAMEVYCLNDLRAAGYQRPLTGVVKASRDNPVTFFERENHPYVRFASSHYFDEIQWAALQDDPVIISAMGSYAPMHAGHVEMAEAADTALRAEGFTPIAAVFSPHSEQYVRAKILPTRRDALIATDARIAQAEDVLPPRLRSGTPTFIDTWDARMPGGPRSFTDIMIRLVRTLEAAQIRNVTPVAVFGPDNGISMRAFARAGQAVCVIRPGHEDEAKPYEAEPQMKAALRQKRVIVATREHNTIISSSEIRQRRAAG from the coding sequence ATGGAACACGAATTTCGCACCGAGGCCTTCGAGGACATGAAGACCAACGAATGGTTCGGCCCGGCGATGGAGGTCTACTGCCTCAACGACCTGAGGGCGGCCGGATATCAACGACCGCTGACCGGGGTGGTGAAGGCATCCCGCGACAACCCGGTCACGTTCTTCGAGCGTGAGAACCATCCCTACGTGCGGTTCGCCAGCAGCCACTACTTCGATGAGATCCAGTGGGCCGCGCTGCAGGACGATCCGGTCATCATCTCGGCGATGGGTTCCTACGCACCCATGCACGCAGGGCACGTGGAGATGGCCGAGGCCGCCGACACGGCGCTGCGTGCGGAGGGGTTCACACCGATCGCCGCGGTGTTCTCCCCGCATAGCGAACAGTACGTGCGTGCGAAGATCCTGCCGACGCGTCGGGACGCGCTGATTGCCACCGACGCCCGCATCGCGCAGGCCGAGGACGTGCTTCCCCCTCGCCTGCGCAGCGGGACCCCGACGTTCATCGACACCTGGGATGCGAGGATGCCCGGCGGTCCGCGCAGCTTCACCGATATCATGATCCGCCTGGTCAGAACTCTGGAGGCCGCCCAGATCCGCAACGTCACGCCCGTCGCGGTGTTCGGTCCGGACAACGGGATCTCGATGCGTGCCTTCGCCCGCGCGGGTCAGGCGGTGTGCGTCATCCGACCCGGCCACGAGGACGAGGCCAAGCCCTACGAGGCCGAGCCGCAGATGAAGGCCGCGCTGCGGCAGAAGCGGGTGATCGTCGCCACCCGCGAGCACAACACAATAATCTCCTCAAGCGAGATTCGCCAACGCAGGGCGGCGGGGTAG
- a CDS encoding JmjC domain-containing protein, with translation MTIHDTTHTSSPRLTTTAALRALVGDVAEFDGQFWERRIGMFSAAPELTDLVTEQEMWEAAECGLLIRPYFTCFNNGVREPLDEIATTRWVGEREIPGYIDADAIRTAFAQGATYKWSQAEHWHPRIGEFIADLRHSFRGQTEAFVFLSPPGITAMPAHMDGSHVFILQVAGTKDWNVAALGDTTTGLPERYWRSRIEEDRRIEFSLTPGDVLYLPHGTPHHAQARDGNSIHIAITVEEPTTLELADVVLADCLQHTALRAVERRYPLDEPRRFAEQVRAALSDFLDDGIRPDDEYIADAVRVISHHLDD, from the coding sequence ATGACAATCCACGACACCACGCACACCTCGAGCCCCCGGCTCACCACGACCGCGGCTCTTCGCGCGCTCGTCGGCGACGTCGCGGAGTTCGACGGGCAGTTCTGGGAACGCCGCATCGGGATGTTCTCCGCGGCTCCCGAACTCACCGACCTGGTCACCGAGCAGGAGATGTGGGAGGCCGCCGAGTGCGGGTTGCTGATCCGGCCCTACTTCACCTGCTTCAACAACGGCGTCCGCGAGCCGCTCGACGAGATCGCCACCACGCGGTGGGTCGGTGAACGCGAGATTCCCGGTTACATCGACGCCGACGCGATACGCACGGCCTTCGCCCAGGGTGCGACCTACAAGTGGAGCCAGGCCGAACACTGGCATCCCAGGATTGGCGAGTTCATCGCCGACCTGCGGCACAGCTTCCGCGGTCAGACCGAGGCGTTCGTCTTCCTGTCCCCGCCCGGCATCACCGCCATGCCCGCCCACATGGACGGCTCCCACGTGTTCATCCTGCAGGTCGCAGGAACCAAGGACTGGAACGTCGCCGCGCTCGGCGACACCACCACCGGTCTGCCCGAACGCTACTGGCGATCGCGGATCGAAGAGGACCGCCGCATCGAGTTCAGCCTGACTCCGGGCGACGTCCTGTACTTGCCGCACGGAACGCCGCACCACGCCCAGGCCCGCGACGGCAACTCCATCCACATCGCCATCACCGTGGAGGAGCCCACGACGCTTGAGCTGGCCGACGTCGTCCTCGCGGACTGCCTGCAGCACACGGCGTTGCGCGCCGTAGAACGCCGCTACCCCCTCGACGAGCCCCGCCGCTTCGCCGAGCAGGTGCGCGCGGCGCTCAGCGACTTCCTCGACGACGGGATTCGGCCCGACGACGAGTACATCGCCGACGCCGTCCGCGTGATCAGCCACCACCTCGACGACTGA
- a CDS encoding phosphotransferase — MTIAGLPEPAEVLRDARLPRDATTLARQRFHLVASSASVGLVFRVGLASVDSAAADPCDVGRSHELAAAMADAGLNVLAPTTAAPEHRGRYVVSAFPLAEPLGGTGWRAQEPTLLGSAMTRWADFGSPLLAPLDIPGYTAGRIDTAAASADDDLREAAQWCRAQRESLDRRHPWGQLLDGGGCVHGDPNLGNLVRVPTTRTPLFIDLDSVKYGPRWYDLAVMSTYAVRFTSHYPWSEIMAGYQRVAGTVDVDVLWGLRRWKEFSSATQLLTRWSEPGIAQEFRRRTGLDDTGRWRNVTRTLVHVRPVHAGQQHRG; from the coding sequence ATGACGATCGCCGGACTCCCCGAACCCGCCGAGGTACTGCGCGACGCGCGGTTGCCGAGGGACGCGACGACGTTGGCGCGCCAGCGCTTCCACCTGGTCGCCTCGTCGGCGTCGGTGGGGCTCGTGTTCCGCGTCGGCCTCGCATCGGTGGACTCGGCCGCAGCCGACCCCTGCGATGTCGGACGCTCCCACGAACTGGCCGCTGCCATGGCCGATGCCGGGCTCAACGTCCTGGCACCGACGACGGCGGCACCCGAGCACCGCGGCCGCTACGTCGTGTCGGCCTTCCCGCTCGCCGAACCCCTCGGTGGCACCGGATGGCGCGCGCAGGAACCCACCCTGCTCGGGTCGGCCATGACCCGCTGGGCGGACTTCGGCTCCCCGTTGCTCGCGCCGCTGGACATCCCCGGATACACCGCGGGCAGGATCGACACCGCCGCCGCGTCGGCCGACGACGACCTGCGCGAGGCCGCGCAGTGGTGCCGCGCGCAGCGCGAGTCCCTGGACCGCCGTCATCCGTGGGGGCAACTTCTCGACGGGGGCGGATGCGTCCACGGCGACCCGAATCTGGGCAACCTGGTGCGCGTCCCGACGACGAGGACCCCGCTGTTCATCGACCTGGACTCGGTCAAGTACGGGCCGCGCTGGTACGACCTGGCGGTCATGTCGACCTACGCCGTGCGCTTCACGTCGCACTACCCGTGGAGCGAGATCATGGCCGGCTACCAGCGCGTCGCCGGCACCGTCGACGTCGACGTCCTCTGGGGGCTGCGCCGGTGGAAGGAGTTCTCCTCGGCGACCCAGCTACTCACGCGGTGGTCGGAACCGGGCATCGCGCAGGAGTTCCGCAGGCGCACCGGCCTCGACGACACGGGTCGCTGGCGCAACGTCACCAGAACGCTGGTTCACGTCCGCCCCGTTCACGCCGGGCAGCAGCACCGGGGGTAG
- a CDS encoding endonuclease/exonuclease/phosphatase family protein, with protein MSNIYAGMRRTFGQDDEGLRRCAQRLVALRAGLGEVRDLRTDDSLLLATWNIRDFDNNKFKFGPRKKESYYYLAEIIASFDLVAIQEVSRDLGPLRDLMDILGGGWDYIVTDATEGSGGNSGERMAYVFDTRKVFFRKIAGEVVLPDGQVIVSADDAELAPERAPIGNGQFARTPFLVAFQAGWFKFSLCTVHIYYGSESGEDLARRSEEIGRLVGFFAKRQDAEERADKKAAKARGGRFASAQTENYILLGDFNVVSPEHETMSALKAKGFEVPDAIDGAAVRRDGEHFYDQIAVRVKDDRFTVTGGGMIRPYEHVFRDEDADIYESDWRPVKERNLEPGDVEADDLSFYRKWRTWQISDHRPLWVRITTDFADDYLTDLAT; from the coding sequence ATGTCCAACATCTACGCAGGTATGCGCCGCACGTTCGGCCAGGATGACGAGGGTCTACGACGATGCGCTCAGCGCCTGGTGGCACTGCGCGCCGGCCTGGGCGAGGTGCGCGACCTACGCACCGACGACTCACTGTTGCTGGCTACGTGGAACATTCGCGACTTCGACAACAACAAGTTCAAGTTCGGGCCCCGCAAGAAGGAGTCCTACTACTACCTCGCCGAAATCATCGCCAGCTTCGACCTGGTGGCCATCCAGGAGGTCAGCCGTGACCTCGGGCCGCTGCGCGATCTGATGGACATCCTCGGTGGCGGCTGGGACTACATCGTCACCGACGCCACCGAGGGATCCGGCGGCAACAGCGGCGAACGGATGGCCTACGTGTTCGACACGCGAAAGGTGTTCTTCCGGAAAATCGCCGGCGAGGTGGTGCTTCCCGACGGGCAGGTCATCGTCTCCGCCGACGACGCCGAATTAGCCCCAGAGCGGGCGCCGATCGGCAACGGCCAGTTCGCCCGAACCCCCTTCCTGGTGGCCTTCCAGGCCGGGTGGTTCAAGTTCAGCCTGTGCACCGTCCACATCTACTACGGCTCGGAATCCGGTGAGGATCTCGCGCGCCGCTCCGAGGAGATCGGTCGGCTGGTGGGTTTCTTCGCCAAGCGTCAAGACGCCGAGGAACGCGCCGACAAGAAGGCGGCCAAGGCCCGCGGCGGTCGATTCGCCTCCGCGCAGACCGAGAACTACATCCTGCTCGGCGACTTCAACGTGGTCAGTCCCGAGCACGAGACGATGTCGGCGCTCAAGGCCAAGGGATTCGAGGTTCCCGACGCCATCGATGGTGCCGCCGTGCGGCGCGACGGCGAACACTTCTACGACCAGATCGCCGTGCGCGTGAAGGACGATCGTTTCACCGTCACCGGCGGCGGAATGATCCGCCCCTACGAGCACGTGTTCCGCGACGAGGACGCCGACATCTACGAATCCGATTGGCGGCCGGTCAAGGAACGCAACCTCGAACCCGGCGACGTCGAGGCCGACGACCTGTCGTTCTATCGGAAGTGGCGCACCTGGCAGATCTCGGATCACCGACCCCTGTGGGTGCGGATCACCACCGACTTCGCCGACGATTACCTCACCGACCTCGCCACCTGA
- a CDS encoding aminoglycoside N(3)-acetyltransferase — MAAVPDVEPDERPQGRADLVADLDHLGVRPGDTLIVHASMRAVGRLLGGPATLLSALEDAVGVAGTIVAPAFTTYLADPSIWRRPPPPDDWGRIRRDTPAFDPQRHPAQRSLGVFPELLRTCGRAVRSAHPLYSFAAAGRLAATLCAPHPPDFALGCHGPLQRLHDAGGRVLLIGVGWDRCTLLHLAEHHVPYRGRRSYRSLAPSAAPQGTTAWNPTRQLVLHEGDFAEIGRRVEAASRPHPVIRWGTVGSAEAVLGEGRDLTLDAARLLMRFRDLSSATRSEPYPQLREEGMGRR; from the coding sequence GTGGCGGCCGTCCCCGACGTCGAGCCAGACGAGAGGCCTCAGGGTCGCGCGGACCTGGTCGCCGACCTGGACCACCTCGGGGTGCGTCCTGGTGACACTCTCATCGTGCACGCGTCGATGCGCGCGGTCGGCCGACTCCTGGGCGGCCCCGCCACCCTGCTCTCGGCGCTCGAGGACGCCGTCGGCGTCGCCGGGACCATCGTGGCCCCGGCGTTCACCACCTATTTGGCCGACCCCAGCATCTGGCGTCGGCCGCCGCCCCCCGACGATTGGGGCCGGATTAGGCGTGACACACCGGCATTCGACCCCCAACGGCACCCGGCGCAACGAAGTTTGGGGGTGTTCCCCGAACTGCTGCGCACCTGCGGCCGCGCGGTGCGCTCAGCGCATCCGTTGTACTCGTTCGCCGCTGCGGGCCGATTGGCGGCGACACTGTGCGCCCCCCACCCCCCGGACTTCGCGTTGGGATGCCACGGGCCGCTGCAGCGACTGCACGACGCGGGTGGTCGCGTGCTGCTGATCGGCGTCGGGTGGGATCGCTGCACGTTACTGCATCTGGCAGAACACCACGTGCCCTACCGCGGCCGGCGCAGTTATCGGTCGTTGGCGCCGTCGGCGGCGCCGCAGGGGACCACGGCGTGGAACCCCACGCGCCAACTCGTTCTGCACGAAGGCGACTTCGCCGAGATCGGCCGCCGGGTGGAGGCCGCCTCCCGTCCGCATCCGGTGATCCGATGGGGCACCGTGGGCTCGGCCGAGGCCGTCCTGGGCGAGGGGCGCGACCTCACCCTGGATGCCGCGCGGCTGCTGATGAGATTTCGCGACCTGTCGAGCGCGACCCGTTCCGAGCCGTATCCGCAGCTGCGCGAGGAGGGGATGGGCCGTCGGTGA
- a CDS encoding LacI family DNA-binding transcriptional regulator produces MNRPVGRPSREAEFNRVVERSGASAESVRNFFNRPGRLSTELRRSIARAVAETGYRPIRRGRGSLDKVAIGYQMPRSWSMQSPVMDVQFHELLDAAQSADAHLVPFVVDPRVPGVDDVVGGTDEERAERESGLQGWHRDYAHTLAPWTYQEVMRERLVRMFVVNDLSVDDPRLEMLAAQGVPYVALGLPRRSTSGEPAPRHPYVETDNHSAIAEMVRRLREAGCRTFGHVGFSDDTSHVTRDRREAVADAVGGEVPRTTISYLDSFTPSSERHRSQLRDWLRREDVDAVICDSDALAYMVHLAAPSAGRSTVQDPRAVHDDGQRSVMLTGNDNSHHRTWLPPAQRWITMAPPEREKMEATIDLLAKLHAGLHGEVEPVLIPPRIVPWGDGSTGPAYPSTAGPDRGETV; encoded by the coding sequence ATGAATCGTCCGGTGGGCAGGCCGTCGCGTGAGGCCGAGTTCAACAGGGTCGTGGAACGCAGTGGGGCCAGTGCGGAGTCGGTTCGCAACTTCTTCAACCGCCCGGGGCGGCTGTCGACCGAATTGCGGCGGAGCATCGCTCGTGCGGTCGCCGAGACCGGTTACCGGCCGATCCGCCGGGGGCGCGGTTCTCTGGACAAAGTCGCGATCGGCTACCAGATGCCGCGGTCGTGGTCGATGCAGTCCCCGGTGATGGACGTGCAGTTCCACGAACTGCTCGACGCGGCGCAGTCCGCCGATGCGCACCTCGTGCCGTTCGTCGTCGACCCCCGGGTTCCCGGCGTCGACGACGTCGTGGGCGGCACCGACGAGGAACGCGCCGAGCGGGAATCGGGCCTGCAGGGCTGGCACCGCGACTACGCCCACACCCTGGCGCCCTGGACCTATCAGGAGGTGATGCGCGAACGATTGGTGCGGATGTTCGTCGTCAACGACCTGTCCGTGGATGACCCGCGCTTGGAGATGCTCGCAGCGCAGGGGGTGCCCTACGTCGCGCTCGGGTTACCTCGTCGCTCGACCTCGGGTGAGCCCGCGCCCCGGCATCCCTACGTCGAGACCGACAACCACAGCGCGATCGCCGAGATGGTTCGGCGTCTGCGTGAGGCGGGGTGCCGCACCTTCGGTCACGTCGGTTTCTCCGATGACACCAGCCACGTCACCCGCGATCGGCGCGAGGCCGTCGCGGACGCGGTGGGCGGTGAGGTCCCTCGCACCACCATCAGCTACCTGGACTCGTTCACCCCAAGCAGTGAACGGCACCGCTCCCAGTTGCGCGACTGGCTGCGCCGCGAAGACGTCGACGCCGTGATCTGCGACAGCGACGCACTGGCCTACATGGTGCACCTCGCGGCACCGTCGGCAGGCCGCTCGACCGTCCAGGATCCCCGCGCCGTGCACGACGACGGGCAACGCAGTGTGATGCTGACCGGCAACGACAACTCCCACCACCGCACGTGGCTGCCGCCCGCGCAGCGCTGGATCACGATGGCCCCTCCTGAGCGGGAGAAGATGGAAGCCACCATCGACCTGCTCGCGAAGCTGCACGCCGGCCTCCACGGGGAGGTCGAGCCCGTGCTCATCCCCCCGCGCATAGTGCCCTGGGGCGACGGGTCAACCGGGCCCGCGTACCCGTCCACCGCGGGGCCGGACCGCGGGGAGACCGTGTAG
- a CDS encoding JmjC domain-containing protein: MSVAADPATKPAGSAARRLIADLHARDVLVPGDRPVRPSVVTGIDVDGLFFAPAELMGLLDRSLLRWPYVTVVHHGATSSIGEFTRTRNVIGHRRDGFVDRAKIRALMNKGVSVKFNSISHWHRPVRELVTALEAQHPWAVSSYAFWTPPAESGMLPHRDPGHVVAIQLAGRKRWQLFDAVDDERGTPGIDVDLSRVTDDFVVSAGDVVVLPHGTPHAAHALDEESLHLTLTLTEPSAIDLLEGFRQVTVESDRPTFVEFDKLSLDERPSAVIAAMRARVHDLDTTAWLDATLALMREKTG, encoded by the coding sequence ATGTCGGTCGCCGCTGACCCGGCGACGAAACCCGCAGGCAGCGCGGCGCGACGGTTGATCGCCGACCTGCACGCTCGCGACGTGCTGGTACCCGGAGACCGGCCGGTTCGGCCGTCGGTGGTCACCGGAATCGACGTCGACGGGTTGTTCTTCGCCCCCGCGGAGCTGATGGGACTTCTCGACCGCAGCCTGTTGCGATGGCCGTACGTGACGGTCGTCCACCACGGAGCCACGTCGTCGATCGGTGAATTCACCCGCACCCGCAACGTCATCGGTCATCGCCGAGACGGGTTCGTCGACCGCGCCAAGATCCGCGCCCTGATGAACAAGGGCGTATCGGTGAAGTTCAACTCCATCTCGCACTGGCACCGCCCGGTACGGGAGCTGGTGACCGCGCTCGAGGCCCAACATCCCTGGGCCGTGTCGAGTTACGCCTTCTGGACGCCACCCGCGGAGTCGGGGATGCTCCCGCACCGCGACCCCGGGCACGTCGTCGCCATACAGCTGGCGGGCCGCAAACGCTGGCAGTTGTTCGACGCGGTCGACGACGAGCGCGGGACCCCCGGCATCGACGTGGACCTCTCGCGCGTCACCGACGACTTCGTCGTCTCCGCCGGCGACGTCGTCGTGCTCCCGCACGGAACGCCGCACGCCGCGCACGCACTCGACGAGGAGTCCCTGCACCTCACCCTGACCCTGACAGAGCCCTCCGCGATCGACCTCTTGGAGGGGTTCCGCCAGGTGACCGTCGAATCCGACCGCCCGACGTTCGTCGAATTCGACAAGCTGAGCCTCGATGAGCGACCGAGTGCCGTGATCGCCGCGATGCGGGCGCGTGTGCACGATCTGGACACCACCGCCTGGCTCGACGCCACGCTGGCCCTGATGCGCGAAAAGACCGGTTAG